The following coding sequences are from one Microbulbifer sp. TB1203 window:
- the vapB gene encoding type II toxin-antitoxin system VapB family antitoxin, whose amino-acid sequence MTTKAGVFMSNKTQAVRLPKDVALPDNVKQVEIVRMGRARLIVPVDDSWDSWFAGEGVTDDFMDSRDQPDAQEREDL is encoded by the coding sequence GTGACCACCAAAGCCGGCGTTTTCATGTCGAACAAAACGCAAGCCGTGCGGCTGCCCAAGGATGTGGCGCTGCCCGACAACGTCAAGCAGGTAGAGATTGTCCGCATGGGGCGGGCCCGCCTGATAGTACCGGTTGACGACAGCTGGGACTCCTGGTTTGCCGGCGAGGGCGTCACCGACGATTTTATGGACAGCCGTGACCAACCAGACGCACAGGAAAGGGAAGACCTCTGA
- a CDS encoding class II aldolase/adducin family protein translates to MTTVEKNKDTEDSNPILMNGNMNMLLGETTQPPEQVREERKRKLTAAFRLFGKFGFDEGVAGHITVRDPEHEDHFWVNPMGVSFKLLKLSDLLLVNHKGEVVEGDGYLNGAAFTIHSHIHKMRPDVVAAAHAHSLYGKAWSTLGRLLDPITQDACAFYGDHGLLDTFSGVVLEMGEGEALAKALGNRKALILQNHGLLTVGKSVDEAAWWYITMERSCQAQLLAEAAGRPKLIDSEVAIRTRAVVGTELAGLFSFQPLYDVICAEQPEMFE, encoded by the coding sequence ATGACCACTGTGGAAAAAAATAAGGACACGGAAGATTCCAACCCCATCCTGATGAACGGCAATATGAACATGCTGCTGGGGGAGACGACCCAGCCGCCGGAGCAGGTGCGCGAGGAGCGCAAACGAAAACTCACCGCCGCCTTTCGCCTGTTCGGCAAATTCGGTTTCGACGAGGGGGTGGCCGGGCATATCACCGTGCGCGATCCGGAACACGAGGATCACTTCTGGGTTAATCCCATGGGAGTTTCCTTCAAACTGTTGAAACTGTCGGATCTGCTGTTGGTGAATCACAAGGGCGAGGTGGTGGAGGGGGACGGCTACCTGAACGGCGCGGCTTTCACCATCCACTCCCATATCCACAAGATGCGCCCGGACGTGGTGGCCGCGGCCCACGCCCATTCCCTGTACGGCAAGGCCTGGTCCACCCTGGGCCGATTGCTGGACCCTATCACCCAGGATGCCTGTGCCTTCTACGGCGACCACGGCCTGCTCGACACCTTCTCCGGCGTGGTGTTGGAGATGGGCGAAGGCGAGGCGCTGGCGAAGGCGCTGGGCAACAGGAAGGCGCTGATCCTGCAGAACCACGGCCTGCTCACAGTGGGCAAATCGGTGGACGAGGCTGCCTGGTGGTATATCACCATGGAACGCAGCTGCCAGGCGCAACTGCTCGCCGAGGCCGCCGGCAGGCCGAAATTGATCGATTCGGAGGTGGCGATCCGCACACGGGCGGTAGTGGGGACCGAACTGGCGGGGCTTTTCAGCTTCCAGCCGCTATACGACGTGATCTGCGCCGAACAGCCGGAAATGTTTGAATAA